The Polyodon spathula isolate WHYD16114869_AA chromosome 10, ASM1765450v1, whole genome shotgun sequence genome contains the following window.
CTGCCAACAGAAGTCGGATCACACTTAAGGTGTATCCCTTTAATGTTTCCCTTTGGGAGAgtcctatttcttttttttttatgtttgggCACATTCATTTTAAGGTAAACAGACTCAGAAATGTAGACACGTTAATAGGTGACAGGCAATCAGGGTTATATGAAACAAGCGCCTTCACTCGTAATTGGATGTTGATACATGTCTTAATTTAAGAAacattcatgcaaaaaaaatacaaaaaaataaataaaacacacacaaaaaaaaaaaaaacacaaaaaacaaacacaaagcacgtttgtttaaattgtaatacattttaccaTTAACTATAGCTGATGAAGAATTGTTGAATATTTTTGGAATACCTGTTCTTGCCCATGTTTAACAAATTGTGTTTTCCTAAATGAAACTGTGTTTTGCGTTAATTCCAACACTCTTCTATAAATAACTGCACCACTTTGTTTGCACTGTTTGTTcggtttcttttcatttttaatactcACAAATATATCACAAAAACAGTGTTGACAATATAAGTATTTTGACACAAACACCGTTGAAAAGACAATAAAACACTGAAGGACAGTTTATGCGAACACTATATATCCTGCGAGATTAATGCACAGATTACTGTTATCCATCCATTTTGCATTAAAGTCATGTATGTTTCACAATAAACTTCACAAGGTGGAACAGTTCAAAGTGCTATATAAAGTTCATATTTCTCCTTCCCTTTAGTAATAAAGTGAGAGTTCtaagatatatattaatatatatatatatatatatatatatatatatagatatatagccacatatatatatattatatatatatatatatatataaaaatcgaATTATTTAATGACATTTCTTAAAGTCACATTCTTAACACAAGCTTAATACACCTCTTAAAATCTATCACCAAACACCTGGTGATATATAAGTTTAGTCTAACGACTGAAGacgcttttttccccccaaaggtCTATAATTTTAGACTGCATCCTAGTTTCTGTAATAACAATTTCTATACAATAACACAACGCATATACGACATTATTCTacttcatatttgttttaaagtacatTAACACCAACGGCATCCCAtacttctgttattttttaaaatatatttatataaaataatttaaacactaAATAATTACAAGTTAATTCTGATGCCTTGCGTTTACTATTTACAAACGACCTCTTCTAGACTCGCTATGGTTTCTGAGACGCATTGTTTTCCTCGTGCGAGTTTATGTAATTGAAACAAACATGGAGCCCATTCACCGGATGCACAATGGGGACCGTTTGCATTTTTGGGTAAGTTGGTGTGGCGAGCTCCCATCTCGCTGTATTGAGTAATTCGACAGCTAGAATTTTCAATATGATCTGTGCCAGTTTTCTGCCAATACAGCTTCTGACCCCTCCACCGAAAGGGATGTAATTGAATCGGCCAGCCTGGCCCTCTTCCCTCTCAGTTCCAAAGCGATCCGGGTCAAACAGTTCTGGGCTCTGGTAAACGGCAGCTGTTTCGTGGGTGTCTCGGATGCTGTACATGACACTCCATCCTTTTGGAATCTGATATCcctgtaaaacacacaaaaaacacgtTATCGACAGAAGTAGCTTCTCATTTTCAATAattccattattttttaatgcagcacATCTTGTAATTTTGCATAATGATATGAATGGGTTGGATATTTATAAGGCGAGATCCCTGTGCtatataaaatgcatacatttacatTGACTGTGATTTTAAGACTATTTTCTGTACTTTGTCAATAGGGGGCGACGTCAGTCACACATATCTTACTGTTAACCCGACTTTAATGCCATAAAATACTTTTGATTTTAACTTCATAAAGAACAACCCAGTGTAAATACCTGCAGAGATGCCTAATACTTTACATTGTCTAAAGTATATACAGTGTAAAACGGAACACAAATACCAaagatatatatttgaaatatgtaaCAATTGTTAAAAAGATGACTAATGCCGCATCAGTAACTAGTTCTCCCATATTgggtatttttcattttcatagggTTAATCTTATTGAACCATTTACACGTTGCTATTATGCGGAGACAATCGACAATgcaaacagttttgttaagtggCCTACATGTGAAGTAAGTAAAATTAATAGACTATGTAATTTGAACCCAAGCCTATTGGTGGCTAGTACGTTTGTGAGTATtgtattttgaaatttaaaaatattgCAAATACCTTGTTAATTTAATCATGTCCGAATTAATCATCATACTACCCAGAATTAAAGAGGCCACCTCGTTCTAGCCACACAGTAGTGGCCTAATTGCTAATTTAGATAACATAGCCAACAAGGTATCTTTGTGCACAAGAAAGACGTCTTCCAATGATTTAAATTATGGTTAAATAGTTCTGGGAGCGGCGTCGTGCTCAGCTATATGGTACTGCAAACATATTATGCCACTATAAATCAGCAATTGCTTTTGAATATCGCGCCTCTAATCACGGCTTCAGGCTTGCTCGCTTCACCTATTAATTAATGTAATGCATTTCTCTACAAACCTTTACATGCACATAGCCCTGAATTCTTTCTTTGAAAAGTAAGACTTATCAAGGTCCATTGGAAGCATCCGGTGTTCATTATATGTTACAGTATGCAGCAAAAGTGCTACCAGGGTTGGCAATAACTCCCTTCAGATAACGAACAGGTAATACTTACGTCTAGCTCAAAGGTTTGCAGGGCTGTCCTGTAGCCCCCAGACACCGGCGGGAGAGTCCTAAGCACTTCTTTAACTACGCAGTCCAGATAATGCAATTGACTCACTTTCTCCAAACTTAAATACGGTTGATGACAAGAATAGTGTCCCTCTCCCACTGTAGCTGGCATGGTATCGGATGGCCCGATGGTGATGTGGTGGGTTTCCTCAAAACCTCTCTGAGGTTTAGTCTCTGTTGTTGAATTATGTTCTTCGTATGTACCCCGCTTTTCTGCTGATCCTTCGTGGACCACGGCAGTCGGCAGCGAGTTTCTGTTTTTGCAACCTATAAACTGCGCACTGTGCCCGTTAAATCCGTGTGAGACCAGCTCCTGCCTGGCTTTTTCAGCGACAGAGGGATGCCTGGTGAGCTGCAGGATCAGAGAGGTGCTAGCGCTGGCCGTGGTAGAATAGGCTGCAAAGATAAATTCAACAGCAGACTCCTGGGGATAAACAGACACAAAGGTGGACACAGTCAGTCTTGCAAAATGTAGAGGCTTTAAACAACCCGCAACTCCAATAAGGTATTAATCGTGTTACTGCGCCACCCTTACTTGGGAAAATGTCTTTGAATCATCCCTGTCAGTTTAAGTGGCACAGTTTACttcaaattaaaaacaccatTAACGTTTGTTCATAAAACATGATTAGATGTTGATGTAAATTGACATTGACATTTTTTATATACCTTCAACTCTTGTATATTTAATTCGTTGCCATGTTCCTTGGCACTGCTCAGCATGTAATCAAGTGCGTCACTGTATTCTTCTGATTGGCTCTGCTGGAGTTTTTCCGCAATGATCTTCTCCATACATTCGTGGAGTATATCTCGAGCTTTGATACCctttaaggaagaaaaaaacaagcagacgCACATGGAATTTAGTTTTCACTTAATTAtaagcaacaaaaaacattgcttaGTGAAAAGacatattgtaatatttatttttaaaaaatatgtagctAGGCTATGTAGTTTTATGTTATTAAAAGACTGagacacttttttaaattgaGGTAAGCAACGAATTAACATTTTACAGGCGAACTTGGCCACTTTTCTGGTATGAAGCACATTTTAGTTGTATGTAATTTTTGTCAACACTGACTGCAGATGGTAGATGCGCTCagtgacaattttttttacagaagtctTGTGTTGAATGAGGTATTTCTTAAACATTACTTACCAGCACCTTTTGTTATCAAATGTGGAAAACACAATGGGCGGGCTGGTGCTGGGGGATTTACTGCGTTATTATTTTGACAACACCTGTGTTACCTGTTTTTGCCTCTATAGTATAAtcgaaaacaaataaaacaatcatttaaaatgcGTTTATAATTTGTACCGTAAGATTTTGTGTTTTAGTTGGTTTTACAGAATTGCATGAACTGTAACTGTAAAAATGCCTAATATTTTGTAAAGTCTTAGTAGGATGTTGGCATAAGTACTGGGTTTTGTACACATGTAGTATTAAGAGTGCATATGCTGCGCTATTCAAAGCAGGAAACAGCGTTTGCACTTACTTTACGAAGCCCACTAAATGGCACGTCAAGAGGAAGGGAGAACAGGTTATCCATAAGCTGCTCAAAAGTCTTGGAAAGGTAGTCCAGATGATCATCTTGTACATTGAGCCCCAAAAGGACGCGGGCTGCGATGCGAAAAGTGAGGGCTTTGGCAGAAGTGTACACATTGATGGAGCCCCGATTTGCACACCAGCTTTCAACCTCTGTCCTGACAACATCCCGAATGCGGGGGATATACGACTCCAGAGCCGTGTGGCTAAACACTTTGGCTAAAATCTAGAAACAAACGTGATTGATTTGCAGTTTAATAGATGTTTATCATACAAACAACATCCATCTAAGCAATACACAACAGACTTAAAAACAGCTGCCATACCTGTAGCCTAACTCATTCTAGCAGACACGCGTTTTAATAATGCTTTGTGTGACTTTTCTGTAAACTGACCTCACATTTTATACAGGTAAATTTGATGttgacatttgtgtgtgtgtgtgtgtgtgtgtgtgtgtgtgtttatttatatatatataaacgttttGATCATGAACATCTCGTTAAAATGCAATTACTTTTTAATAAGAGGAACAGTATCATCAGCACGTGTGCTCTCAGAATGTTTGTCCGAGCAATCAACTATACTATACTTCCCAGTCGCCTCCCAGTAGTGTTCTGCAGTTAACTGTTGCGATTTTCGCCTTTTGATCTTTTAAGCACTTCGTTCTAGCGATTCTTGACAGAAGCGTATAAAActtaatgcacaaaaaaaaaaaaaaatgtaaatgcatcctcacctttcttttctgtttgtggAGGTACCCAATAGAGTTAACCAAAGTGTTAGCGCCAAGGATGATCCGAGTACTTTGGGGCCATTGTGTGCTCACTAAATTGTGTTCTCCCAGTAATATTTTACGGATGTTCTCGGCTCCTGTCACTCGGATAACAGGTTTTCCCAAGAGATGTGTTCTAAAGACGTTTCCGTACTTCTCTCTCCTGGAGATGTGAAAACTGGAACCCTGCCATAAAAATGCAATACGGTGAAAGAGGTGTTAAATTCACGCAGACGCTGCTAATGACGTTCAGCACTGCATCCTGAGAGAGCTACGACATGTCTGGCAATAGAACCCAGCCAAGCAGGGCAAGACCTGTCTGGGGTTCAATAAACCCCACTTTGTAACTGTTATGGTAATGCTCGTTCATTATGCAGTTTTATTGATACACAATACTTTAACAATCAATCTGTAGtctgtttacttttaaaactgggagaacaaaacattacacacaggAGTAGTGCATTATATTAATATCTGACGTTTAGTAGTATATATTAGAATAACTATGATCATATTTTATTAGTAATACTTAGAATACAACTGTTATGATTTAAATATACAAACGCATATATGTGCTAGTAACTGTACCAATTTATAACACCATGCAATACAATATGTAAATCTTCATAGTTGTGTGTGCAATATAGACCATAATGCAACACAAAAGGTGTCAAAAGTTGACAAGACAGCATTACTGTTGCAAACGTCACATTACCTGTAGCAGCCAGTGAAAGGTTTCTCCGAACAGTGGCCAACCCATGGAACCCTTCGGAAGGGGTAGTTTACACGTCCTGTCCCTTGTCATGTGCCAGCGAAAGGCCCAGAGTTGACGGGATACCACAAGTAGCAGCAGCACGGAGATTATAGACGCGAAGGCAGTGCCCAGCACCATGAAATAACTGACCTCAAGCAGGAACATTTTCAGCATCAGATTGGGTTTTCCAAACACCAACTTATTTTAACCATGAATAACACAATCTGGaagcttcaggttttttttttttaaaaacaaatgtattggaAATTTAGGTTGTAATGGGTGTGTGTCCACTCTTCgagttagtttagtttttttttttttttttttttctgagttatTCTAAGTCCAATAGAAGTCTAGAAATGAAATAGAAAATTGTGTTAAAGAGAAAAGTCATGTTTATAGTTTGGAAATAATTATGCCGCTCTCTGTGTTTATTCtcaaaaaaatctcaaaataattaaactgaaatgcaTTCCCAAACTCGTGTGGGTACATAAGAAACGTTTCAGACCTAATACTCAAAACTGTTTAAGGTTCGCTATTGCGATCGTGCTGTTTGTATTGGATAGGCACAGGTTAATAGCGGTTCTGaattacataaaatacaaataataaaatgtgatcgGCAAGGTTAAACATGGTTTAAATCAGTTATACAGAAAGAATATACTTTCTGAACGTGGGTTTAAGCAGTGCATGTAATTCAAAGTAGAATAGCCTGCACTTTCTTTGTATGCTGGTTTATTATGTAAAGAATggtaatgaatattaaaatataacaagacTATGCGATTAGAATCAGTGACTCTTTACGCGGCTTTAACGTTGTTAGGAACTGATATTCATCATTATCTTATTTAATATTATGGTAAATATTACGTACTTATATTTAATCGAGTTAACAATAAACATCAGATTCTTAAAAATTAATACGAAATACTTGAAACTTACTCTGCCTTGCGTGTAGAACCGTATCACTTATGACAGCCAATACCGCAGTGAAAGAAAGTCTCATTCCAAAAATCTAATCTTCTTTTACTGCTTTCTGTCTCGTAGAGCGAGCGTTTTATATGATCCACCTTCACAAATGACGTGTTTTTTGAATATGTAAATAGTTTGATGGATTGGGAGGATTCGAGCAAACTTTGGTGATCATATATACTGTGATTGAGAGCACGGGATGACAGAGGTTTTTGAGACCGATCACTAGAGCGCGCGGATCGAATGGCAGCTCATTGAGAATACAGGTAACCAGCCAATAGCAGGAAATCCACGGAGTTTACCACGCATTGCCATTCACTCAGCCTATAATCAGATCTCGGTGTTTCTTCTAAACAGATCACTGGCCAAACATGTATACAATATAAACGGGACAAGCCTATTTCACAAGAATAGAAGTCTGTCTTTGCTTTGTCTTGGCTACATTTCTTTCCGTACAAAGAAAGTGATTAacttaacaaaaacataaactaggctattaaaatgatttttaaagcagtaaatggttgttgttattattattaatgcacaaATACTAGACTTGTATACAAACGAggctattaaacacatttaatgagTATGAATTAAATATCTAATATGCATTTTTTCAATAAtgataagaataataaaataacatttaatatataCCTTTCAAGAATTAGAACAGCAGGCCtaatatacacataataataataataataataataataataataataataatacatattcatttaaatacttCAAGAATATGTAggctatgtttttaaaaaaataataatcaaataccAATGGAATATACAGTCTGACTTGGACCATGTCTCAATTTGATTGAAATTAGTGTCAGAATCGCTCTTTCGTTATAACGTATCAGTCTGGGCAATGTATAcacatatatggccaaaagttttccatgaTTTAGAATTTATGggttaagaaataataataataataataataataataataataataataataataataataataataataataaaactaataggAACGTAATTTcgatattgtttttttaacatcatgtaatcaaagaaactgcacaaTGATATCACAAGTCTacaagaagccataatagtagtagcctacagtatttcttgttagatttcgaaatgtcacttttttttttttttttttttcattttttgtcagtatATGTAACATTTAATTAGCAGATTCAATTTGAAATGAGTTAATTATTTtgggtgatggaaaacttttggccataagtGTATGTGAGAAAATGTAAGCTAACGTTTTATTTACTTTACCTTTATACCTTACGAATAccaaatctttaaaaacaaaactcataATTGAGAATCGCGTAAGATCAGGCAAAGCCATACTTCAAATGATGCACCCTACACAGTAGTGAACCCATCAACATGAATATTCATAAGCCTTGATTAAATGACGTCTCGTTTCTCTTCTGTGGAATAGTCTTTAAGAAACCAAGTTTTCAGTGTTTCTGTTCAGCCCCTGTAGTCCAGGTGTTGTGTGTCCGTTAACATTTAGAGCGCAtctgtcaaagttttttttttttttttttttttttaatttaaagccaGAATTTGGATGTGTCACTTCAATAAAGCCTATCGAGACTCCCCGGAGTCGGCTCCGCTTTCATTCAGCCTTCTGGAAGCTAggcaattaaaatgcaatttaagtaTTGCATCTACCTGGTTTTAGTGCAAagaaatgcttttgttttctttggttaGTTTTAGT
Protein-coding sequences here:
- the LOC121321576 gene encoding cytochrome P450 26B1-like yields the protein MLKMFLLEVSYFMVLGTAFASIISVLLLLVVSRQLWAFRWHMTRDRTCKLPLPKGSMGWPLFGETFHWLLQGSSFHISRREKYGNVFRTHLLGKPVIRVTGAENIRKILLGEHNLVSTQWPQSTRIILGANTLVNSIGYLHKQKRKILAKVFSHTALESYIPRIRDVVRTEVESWCANRGSINVYTSAKALTFRIAARVLLGLNVQDDHLDYLSKTFEQLMDNLFSLPLDVPFSGLRKGIKARDILHECMEKIIAEKLQQSQSEEYSDALDYMLSSAKEHGNELNIQELKESAVEFIFAAYSTTASASTSLILQLTRHPSVAEKARQELVSHGFNGHSAQFIGCKNRNSLPTAVVHEGSAEKRGTYEEHNSTTETKPQRGFEETHHITIGPSDTMPATVGEGHYSCHQPYLSLEKVSQLHYLDCVVKEVLRTLPPVSGGYRTALQTFELDGYQIPKGWSVMYSIRDTHETAAVYQSPELFDPDRFGTEREEGQAGRFNYIPFGGGVRSCIGRKLAQIILKILAVELLNTARWELATPTYPKMQTVPIVHPVNGLHVCFNYINSHEENNASQKP